A portion of the Rubritalea squalenifaciens DSM 18772 genome contains these proteins:
- a CDS encoding RHS repeat domain-containing protein — protein sequence MNLPSVPRYCVTSPLAALALGISLFSVSSHQLGATQVNPPYTDPSGPKCGPCCEGGENVPTTLSGSGTNSLHWNVGIGVSRQDKDVDIQVLSRQPAVEGHSGGTKRTFEQTFNSLFNDDAIGRISHKLELDAADLSGDVFDPAVLKIASSGHDERIELNGFINQVLTDNAFTHVDKNTDGFRVRIWNRMDISLVKPSGETLYTVPTEDPLQDITFTKLADYQLQIVTKEDFGASGVSTKTQKFVQDTVNDTMTTYTYEGEGTGGTLVAREELTFSNRGARKWDYTIERKQYRADLNADGTYGAGTLDLINHTSEVYQDFSESTNTAGGDPGAKRLVSVVVDPGTGGAALTTTYEYYPSTGNIFTDGRLKSVTRPDGSWEYFEYTDTAGSSVSSTKKYSSWKDVTMANRTQAKLEETIYEAAGMTKTTTVNGVQIAKSQTVKSYDTNNDILITEKKWTGSEWAEITTAYHPDGAGSLKAGRMKWRKNADGTFTTWSYVLSSGELTVTEDNGAGGTAAVTSGTRTITTYNSAYFETGIEVRDIATNLLISAKTADTGYGMDALGRPMKWFFNGNTSDYEIEQHGCCGLEFKRERSGATTTYSKDILKRTYRVTSKRSSTGASIYTTTAYDGLTTTVNRNDGTTTLLVSESTKTLSGLSTIYKYPDADGDSQQETGSRVTVHNTGSGSTTTNTAPDGSTTVTVTYMDGSTKSSTDQASNTTSYDKGTHTLNGGGLYTLVTAPNTTQSTKTYRDQLGRTFRTEFADGNHSEMSYYAQTAAAGARGKLHVTKDADEVILADSGTHTSYGYNAEGERNSVTTQLPDDQQLVQTTDTDVVSDGTLGVSLRTRSYTNGVLVSTSLRSGDGYSSKTTTLAGTSSSSRTVPLITYYEQGDTIPQGKQIGDIKTIDGTDGKWEVTSLAADGTQQKQFYSDGLMKSTVSFESGATLPSTAPADITNVTDTGFITGASVAYDAFGRTTSRTDARTGTVTYNSYRENGGLVSMTDAGSRTTSYEYDKMGRTIQVNAPDTVDSNSNTLANITYTSYYPTGQVKATWGDQTYARFNVYDSLNRLTELRTYQNLAHGTEPTSATTGFAKTAWIYDGQRGWLLEKNYDGETDDGSTDPDYTYTSSGRLLTRTWERGITTTYSYENGMLAGTDYSDSTPDISYTYDAYGRVSTVTQATDNNTHTYTYDANTLHLDSETISYNAGSMVWTLDRHYDSLLRPEGYELKNGGNTVTATGYGYDNAGRLYQVGASYPLSTSPEFTYSYLAESGGMVGGLTGPAHSVTNAYASDRNVLTQKKNEDQATTPATVSHFTYAVNALGQRESQTTAGTAFSSSFVRSFGYDAKGQVVSDNHDTNNAFDRSYAFDGIGNRTTATEDSTTVNYTANSKNQYSSVGGTTQVHDADGNLTNDGTQKYIYDAENRLVKVTDQSDVEIVAYEYDFASRRITRTEGANVSRYIYKGWNPVAVYTGTTLSRTYTWGQDISDSMQGAGGVGGLLAVKEASSGHSYYPTYDGNGNVSEYLDSAGAVVTHYEYDAFGKTVNDTTQNTKNFAHRFSTKQWDGEAGLYYYGYRYYAPETGRWINRDPLEEWGGLNMYDILSGDVVNHIDLLGLYATGRDLLTKIACEAHKKTKGHGNEECYVVCRKCDKKTGEIIDQKILSRAGNESQCIPPICPEGFKKILDLHTHPGSNPEPSPSDRNGKKTNPDVPHYIVTEPESGKPPGIIEIIEYGEKGGGLNNKSWHYDCDNKKFLSETEVRQRRNRLEEREEEARKEAEKERKRREREERRRRREERKRR from the coding sequence ATGAATCTACCATCTGTTCCACGATATTGTGTAACTAGCCCTCTGGCAGCGCTTGCCTTGGGAATTTCCCTGTTTTCAGTCAGTAGTCATCAGCTGGGGGCTACTCAAGTCAACCCTCCCTACACTGACCCATCCGGGCCCAAGTGTGGTCCTTGCTGTGAAGGCGGGGAGAATGTACCGACTACTCTTTCTGGCTCCGGTACTAACAGCCTCCACTGGAACGTGGGTATCGGTGTCTCTAGGCAGGATAAGGACGTGGACATCCAAGTGCTTTCCAGACAGCCCGCCGTCGAGGGACACTCCGGGGGCACAAAGCGTACTTTCGAGCAGACCTTTAACAGCCTTTTTAACGATGATGCCATCGGACGTATTTCCCATAAGTTGGAATTGGATGCGGCCGACTTGTCAGGCGATGTCTTCGACCCTGCCGTGCTGAAGATAGCCAGTTCAGGCCATGATGAGCGGATCGAGCTGAACGGCTTTATCAATCAGGTTCTTACAGACAATGCTTTCACTCATGTCGACAAGAATACTGATGGCTTCAGGGTCAGAATTTGGAACCGCATGGACATCAGCTTGGTCAAGCCATCGGGTGAGACCCTCTACACGGTACCTACTGAAGACCCTCTACAGGACATCACTTTCACCAAGCTGGCCGACTATCAGCTGCAGATCGTCACCAAGGAGGACTTTGGTGCTAGTGGAGTGAGCACCAAGACCCAGAAATTCGTGCAAGACACTGTCAATGACACGATGACTACCTACACTTATGAGGGTGAGGGAACGGGAGGGACACTAGTAGCCCGTGAGGAACTCACGTTCTCCAACAGGGGGGCACGCAAGTGGGACTATACCATCGAGAGAAAGCAGTACCGCGCTGACCTCAATGCAGATGGTACCTACGGAGCCGGTACTCTAGACCTGATAAATCATACCAGCGAAGTCTATCAGGATTTCTCGGAGAGCACCAATACGGCGGGAGGAGATCCGGGAGCCAAGAGACTGGTTTCAGTCGTGGTGGACCCTGGTACAGGAGGTGCTGCGCTGACGACCACCTATGAATATTATCCTTCGACAGGAAATATCTTTACCGACGGTCGCCTCAAATCGGTGACCCGTCCAGACGGTTCATGGGAGTACTTCGAGTACACGGATACGGCAGGATCTTCCGTATCCTCCACCAAGAAATATTCTTCATGGAAGGACGTTACCATGGCTAACCGCACCCAGGCCAAGCTCGAAGAAACCATCTACGAGGCAGCCGGAATGACCAAGACAACGACGGTCAACGGGGTGCAGATAGCAAAAAGTCAGACGGTGAAGTCATACGACACCAACAATGATATTCTGATTACCGAGAAAAAGTGGACCGGAAGCGAATGGGCTGAGATCACCACCGCCTATCATCCGGACGGGGCAGGTAGTCTGAAGGCTGGCCGCATGAAGTGGCGTAAAAATGCCGACGGGACTTTTACCACCTGGAGCTATGTCCTGTCCAGTGGCGAGCTAACTGTCACCGAGGACAATGGAGCCGGGGGTACGGCTGCGGTGACCAGTGGCACCCGCACGATTACCACCTACAACTCAGCTTACTTCGAGACAGGTATTGAGGTGCGTGACATCGCGACCAATCTGCTCATCAGTGCCAAGACAGCGGATACTGGTTATGGTATGGATGCTTTGGGCCGTCCGATGAAGTGGTTCTTCAACGGGAATACCAGTGACTACGAGATTGAACAGCACGGCTGCTGCGGGCTTGAATTCAAGCGTGAGCGCTCAGGCGCCACCACGACTTACTCAAAGGATATCCTCAAGCGTACCTATCGTGTCACCAGCAAGCGCTCCTCGACCGGAGCCTCCATCTACACGACCACAGCCTATGACGGACTGACCACCACGGTGAACCGCAATGACGGCACGACCACCCTGCTGGTGTCGGAAAGCACGAAGACACTCAGTGGCTTGAGCACGATCTACAAATATCCAGATGCCGACGGCGATAGTCAGCAAGAGACTGGTAGCCGGGTAACTGTTCACAATACTGGCAGCGGTTCTACGACGACAAATACCGCACCCGATGGCTCTACCACGGTAACCGTCACCTACATGGACGGCTCTACCAAGTCATCTACTGACCAGGCTAGTAACACGACCAGCTACGACAAGGGCACCCATACACTGAATGGCGGAGGTCTCTATACCTTGGTGACGGCTCCGAATACGACTCAAAGCACAAAGACTTACCGCGACCAGCTTGGTCGTACCTTCCGCACTGAATTCGCTGACGGTAATCATAGCGAAATGAGCTACTACGCGCAGACGGCAGCAGCTGGTGCACGGGGTAAGCTGCATGTCACCAAGGATGCGGACGAAGTGATCTTGGCGGATTCTGGTACCCACACATCCTACGGCTACAACGCAGAGGGCGAGCGCAACAGCGTGACTACCCAACTTCCAGACGACCAGCAGCTCGTCCAGACCACAGACACGGATGTAGTCAGTGATGGTACGCTCGGGGTCAGCCTCCGTACCCGGTCCTACACCAACGGAGTACTGGTTTCCACCAGTCTGCGCTCAGGTGACGGCTATTCTTCGAAAACAACGACACTCGCGGGCACCAGTAGCTCATCCCGTACTGTTCCGTTGATTACTTATTATGAGCAGGGCGATACGATCCCTCAAGGTAAGCAGATCGGAGACATCAAGACCATTGATGGAACCGACGGGAAGTGGGAGGTAACCAGCTTGGCAGCCGATGGCACCCAGCAGAAGCAGTTCTACAGCGATGGATTAATGAAGTCTACCGTCAGCTTCGAGAGCGGAGCGACACTTCCTTCCACAGCACCTGCGGACATCACCAATGTCACCGACACAGGTTTCATCACGGGCGCAAGTGTCGCCTACGATGCCTTTGGCCGCACCACCAGCCGTACTGACGCCCGCACAGGCACGGTCACCTACAACAGCTACCGAGAGAACGGGGGACTTGTCTCCATGACGGATGCGGGCAGCCGCACCACCTCCTATGAGTACGACAAGATGGGCCGCACCATCCAGGTGAATGCCCCGGACACCGTAGATAGCAATAGCAACACGCTGGCGAACATCACCTACACCAGCTACTACCCGACCGGCCAGGTGAAGGCGACCTGGGGTGACCAGACCTACGCCCGCTTCAATGTCTACGACAGTCTCAACCGATTGACTGAGCTGCGTACTTATCAGAACCTGGCACACGGTACCGAGCCTACTTCCGCAACGACTGGTTTCGCCAAGACTGCTTGGATCTACGACGGCCAGCGTGGATGGCTGCTTGAGAAAAACTACGACGGAGAAACCGATGACGGTTCCACAGATCCGGACTACACCTACACCTCATCAGGCCGTCTGCTGACCCGTACGTGGGAGCGTGGCATCACCACGACCTACAGCTATGAGAACGGTATGTTGGCCGGAACAGACTATAGCGACTCGACTCCGGATATTTCCTACACTTACGATGCCTATGGTAGGGTAAGTACAGTGACGCAAGCCACGGACAACAACACCCATACCTACACGTATGATGCCAATACACTGCATTTGGACAGTGAAACCATCAGCTATAATGCTGGATCAATGGTGTGGACCCTAGACCGTCACTACGACAGCCTCCTAAGGCCAGAAGGCTACGAGTTGAAGAACGGAGGGAACACGGTTACGGCAACTGGCTACGGCTACGACAATGCTGGCCGCTTGTATCAAGTAGGCGCCAGCTATCCGCTGTCTACCTCACCTGAGTTCACATACAGCTACCTCGCAGAGAGTGGTGGCATGGTGGGAGGCCTTACGGGCCCGGCTCATAGTGTAACCAATGCTTACGCAAGTGATCGCAATGTGCTCACTCAGAAGAAAAACGAAGACCAGGCAACGACTCCGGCAACCGTGAGTCACTTCACCTATGCGGTGAATGCCCTCGGTCAGCGCGAGAGCCAGACCACAGCTGGCACAGCCTTCAGCTCCAGCTTCGTACGCAGCTTCGGCTATGACGCCAAAGGTCAGGTTGTATCCGATAATCACGACACAAACAACGCCTTTGACCGCAGCTATGCCTTCGATGGCATCGGCAACCGTACTACAGCTACGGAAGACAGCACTACGGTCAACTACACGGCTAACAGCAAGAACCAGTACAGCTCTGTAGGTGGTACTACACAGGTTCACGATGCAGACGGAAACCTCACCAATGACGGAACTCAGAAGTATATATACGATGCAGAGAACAGGCTTGTGAAGGTGACAGACCAGAGTGACGTGGAGATTGTAGCGTATGAGTATGATTTTGCCTCCCGCAGAATAACAAGGACAGAAGGAGCAAATGTCTCCCGCTATATTTATAAAGGCTGGAATCCAGTAGCGGTCTACACGGGGACAACACTTTCCAGAACCTACACATGGGGTCAAGACATCTCAGACTCCATGCAGGGAGCTGGTGGCGTAGGTGGCTTGCTTGCAGTCAAGGAAGCTTCCAGCGGTCACAGCTACTATCCGACCTACGATGGCAATGGGAACGTCTCTGAATATCTGGACTCCGCTGGCGCAGTCGTTACTCACTATGAGTACGATGCCTTCGGTAAGACGGTCAACGATACCACCCAGAACACGAAGAACTTCGCGCACCGCTTCTCCACGAAGCAGTGGGACGGCGAAGCTGGGCTATACTACTACGGCTACCGCTACTATGCCCCAGAGACGGGCAGGTGGATCAATCGTGACCCACTTGAAGAGTGGGGCGGATTGAATATGTACGATATATTGTCTGGGGATGTGGTGAATCATATAGATTTGCTAGGGTTATATGCTACAGGTAGAGATCTACTTACAAAGATTGCTTGTGAGGCTCATAAAAAAACTAAAGGTCATGGAAATGAAGAGTGTTATGTTGTATGTAGAAAATGTGATAAAAAGACTGGGGAAATTATTGACCAGAAAATATTGAGCAGAGCAGGGAATGAAAGTCAGTGTATTCCACCGATCTGCCCCGAAGGATTCAAAAAAATATTAGATTTGCATACTCATCCAGGTTCCAATCCTGAACCATCGCCTTCTGATAGAAATGGGAAAAAAACAAACCCCGATGTTCCTCATTACATTGTCACTGAGCCTGAGAGTGGAAAACCTCCAGGAATAATTGAAATCATCGAATATGGAGAGAAAGGTGGAGGTTTAAATAACAAAAGCTGGCATTATGATTGCGATAATAAAAAGTTTCTCAGTGAGACTGAAGTTCGACAGAGGCGGAACAGGTTAGAAGAAAGAGAAGAGGAAGCTAGAAAAGAAGCAGAAAAGGAACGTAAACGTAGAGAAAGAGAGGAGCGTAGAAGAAGGAGAGAAGAGAGAAAAAGAAGGTGA